One segment of Thermococcus sp. AM4 DNA contains the following:
- a CDS encoding peptidase, translating to MIKHLELHLNFDFKKGALEVETKLKLAGKAITFLLNRGLKVDSTSVPFSWCLEGLRGVEAFKTSVVRLEEPREEVELSYSGRLAGYESVLSYLKDSVNPEYTLLRTDSLFYPIPSEPDFESLIKSVVSSEFNAEITVEGVPEGLVVAFGGEIRGNRLRIEGTNRLDIAIAPSTEIEEEPFRLFVLGKEGIERTLELLEKAYRFYSAILGRGTNMFTVIETPENYGGQAGKGYALVSGSSLRAEIPANLYHELAHLWNPRATPEAHLSRFFDEAFANYLTALAIREIHGEEAFNRFIEGLRRNYEAIVKRFPEAEKLKPSEWGRLGLWELSYTKGALILYDLHLLMEDSFYDLLRILAGAENVDFESFRRLAEELSGRDLGDFFERYF from the coding sequence ATGATTAAGCACTTGGAACTCCATCTGAACTTCGACTTCAAAAAGGGAGCGCTGGAAGTAGAGACAAAGTTAAAGCTGGCCGGAAAAGCGATAACCTTCCTCCTCAACAGGGGGCTGAAAGTGGACTCCACGAGCGTCCCGTTTTCATGGTGCTTGGAGGGTCTCAGAGGCGTTGAGGCCTTTAAGACCAGCGTCGTTCGGCTTGAAGAACCGCGCGAGGAAGTCGAGCTTAGCTATTCGGGAAGGCTTGCGGGCTACGAGAGCGTCCTTTCCTACCTCAAGGACTCCGTAAACCCGGAGTACACCCTCCTCAGAACGGACTCGCTCTTCTACCCAATCCCATCGGAGCCGGACTTTGAAAGCCTCATAAAGTCGGTCGTTAGCTCCGAATTTAACGCGGAAATAACGGTGGAGGGAGTTCCAGAGGGGTTGGTGGTCGCTTTTGGCGGGGAAATACGCGGGAACCGGCTGAGAATCGAGGGCACAAACAGGCTCGACATCGCCATAGCGCCCTCCACAGAGATTGAAGAGGAGCCTTTCAGGCTCTTCGTTCTGGGCAAGGAAGGAATTGAAAGGACGCTCGAACTGCTTGAGAAGGCATACCGGTTCTACTCGGCAATCTTGGGGCGCGGGACGAATATGTTCACCGTCATCGAGACGCCGGAGAACTACGGTGGGCAGGCCGGGAAGGGCTACGCGCTCGTCTCCGGAAGCTCGCTGAGGGCCGAGATACCCGCAAACCTCTACCACGAGCTCGCCCACCTCTGGAACCCGAGGGCAACGCCCGAGGCGCACCTGAGCAGGTTCTTCGACGAGGCCTTTGCCAACTATCTAACGGCGCTTGCGATTAGAGAGATACACGGCGAGGAAGCGTTCAACCGCTTCATCGAGGGCCTGAGAAGGAACTACGAAGCCATCGTTAAGCGCTTTCCGGAGGCGGAGAAGCTCAAACCGTCGGAGTGGGGGAGGCTCGGCCTATGGGAGCTATCGTACACGAAGGGGGCCTTAATCCTTTACGACCTTCACCTGCTAATGGAGGATTCCTTCTACGATCTGCTGAGGATTCTCGCGGGAGCTGAGAACGTGGATTTCGAGAGTTTCAGAAGGCTCGCGGAGGAGTTGAGCGGAAGAGACCTGGGAGACTTCTTTGAAAGGTACTTTTAG
- a CDS encoding GNAT family N-acetyltransferase: MRPVVLRGEKVSLGILLKEDLRKSWEWYNERSTVRNFFNSAYFTLPEEEEEFYEELKKNKEKAPAFAVLKNDGTLIGIAGFNWANWSARWGELFYYLAPEERGKGYGTEVVRLLCEYAFRHLNLRKVWAKVHSDNIPSIRVLEKNGFSLSGRFREHVWSDGRYLDELIYEKFRSSGND; encoded by the coding sequence GGGAATACTACTCAAAGAAGACCTTAGGAAAAGCTGGGAATGGTACAACGAGAGAAGCACGGTCAGGAACTTCTTTAACTCTGCTTACTTCACACTCCCAGAGGAAGAGGAGGAGTTCTACGAGGAGCTGAAGAAGAACAAGGAAAAGGCGCCTGCCTTTGCCGTCCTCAAAAACGATGGAACCCTCATAGGCATCGCGGGCTTCAACTGGGCCAACTGGAGCGCGAGATGGGGTGAGCTGTTCTACTACCTCGCACCAGAGGAGAGGGGAAAGGGTTATGGGACGGAAGTCGTGAGGCTCCTCTGCGAATACGCCTTCAGGCACCTAAATCTGCGTAAGGTCTGGGCGAAGGTTCACAGCGACAACATTCCTTCAATCCGCGTTCTCGAGAAGAACGGCTTCTCATTGAGCGGACGGTTCCGGGAGCACGTCTGGAGCGACGGGAGGTACTTAGACGAGCTGATTTACGAGAAGTTCAGAAGTAGTGGGAATGATTAA